One segment of Leptospira kirschneri serovar Cynopteri str. 3522 CT DNA contains the following:
- a CDS encoding glycosyltransferase family 4 protein, which yields MGIQKQEEKTNRDFAIGLDARMISHSGIGMRIRGLLKYLGPISKKEKIQIYLFGDLKTIQNEGISCHEFSGFEQNQNPITTKHKSIRNIKDFSYPVISYHTQIYSFSEFLGHPWMNQMDILDIPHFNAPLTHLHKSIVTIHDIIPFRMKEFHSSFVKRFYMQVVFRLIRSFSKKIVSVSKYTAMDLESVFGFSKDKIKLIYNGIDHTIFYPATSMEKKNFLKKYNLKEGYLLSVGIGKGHKNLNLVLDVLKSLWDSKVLKTKWVLGGTSGKIPDYLQSYIVGYEDQIVPMKRLTLEELRCLYSCAGLFIFPSKYEGFGFPPLEAQACGCPVISSNSTVMPEILQNSVFYFSPENPSELENLLKNFLKNHNSVKKLIPQGKKNSGKFSWKKAASETLEVYKNLL from the coding sequence ATGGGAATACAAAAGCAGGAAGAAAAAACAAACCGCGATTTTGCGATCGGATTAGACGCTCGTATGATTTCTCACTCCGGCATCGGGATGAGAATTAGAGGGCTTTTGAAATATCTAGGCCCCATTTCTAAAAAAGAAAAAATTCAAATCTATCTTTTTGGTGATTTAAAAACGATTCAAAACGAAGGAATTTCATGTCATGAATTTTCTGGTTTTGAACAAAATCAAAATCCAATCACAACCAAACATAAATCTATTCGAAACATAAAAGATTTCTCATATCCTGTAATTTCGTACCATACTCAGATCTATTCCTTTTCCGAGTTTTTAGGTCATCCTTGGATGAATCAAATGGACATCTTAGACATTCCTCATTTCAACGCGCCTCTTACTCATCTACATAAATCAATCGTAACGATTCATGATATTATTCCGTTTCGAATGAAAGAGTTTCATTCAAGTTTCGTAAAACGATTTTATATGCAGGTTGTGTTTCGTTTGATTCGATCTTTTTCCAAGAAGATCGTGTCCGTTTCTAAATACACTGCGATGGATTTAGAATCTGTATTCGGTTTTTCTAAAGATAAGATAAAACTGATCTACAACGGTATAGACCATACTATTTTTTATCCGGCAACCTCCATGGAAAAAAAGAATTTTTTAAAAAAATACAATCTCAAAGAAGGATATTTATTGAGTGTCGGGATCGGCAAAGGTCACAAAAATTTAAACTTAGTTTTAGACGTTTTAAAATCTCTTTGGGATTCCAAGGTCTTAAAAACTAAATGGGTGTTAGGTGGTACATCTGGAAAAATCCCAGACTATTTACAATCATACATAGTCGGTTATGAGGATCAAATAGTTCCCATGAAAAGACTAACACTGGAAGAACTTCGTTGTCTTTATTCTTGTGCGGGTCTTTTTATCTTTCCTTCAAAATACGAAGGTTTTGGATTTCCTCCTCTCGAAGCGCAAGCCTGCGGTTGTCCCGTGATCTCTTCTAATTCGACCGTGATGCCTGAAATTTTACAAAACAGCGTATTTTACTTTTCTCCTGAAAATCCATCTGAATTGGAAAATCTTCTAAAAAATTTCTTAAAAAACCATAACTCTGTAAAAAAACTGATTCCCCAAGGTAAAAAAAACTCGGGAAAATTTTCGTGGAAAAAAGCTGCTTCTGAAACTTTAGAAGTTTATAAAAATCTTTTATAA
- the folE gene encoding GTP cyclohydrolase I FolE: MEEDIINILKSIGEDPTREGLLNTPKRVKKAYEFLTSGYRADITKIVNGAIFEEPTEGMVLVRDIEMYSLCEHHLLPFYGKAHVAYLPNKKIIGISKIPRIVDVFARRLQVQERLTEQIAYAIQEVLDPQGVAVVIKAKHLCMMMRGVEKQNSELFTSCMLGAFKENMVTRSEFLDLIRTGST; encoded by the coding sequence TTGGAAGAGGATATAATCAATATTTTAAAATCGATTGGAGAAGATCCAACTAGAGAAGGTCTTCTTAATACTCCAAAACGAGTAAAAAAAGCGTACGAATTTCTGACATCCGGTTACCGTGCAGACATTACAAAAATTGTCAATGGAGCCATTTTTGAAGAACCTACAGAAGGAATGGTTCTTGTGAGAGATATAGAAATGTATTCTCTTTGTGAACATCATCTTCTTCCTTTTTATGGAAAGGCGCACGTGGCTTATCTCCCAAATAAAAAGATCATAGGAATCAGTAAAATTCCTAGAATTGTGGATGTTTTTGCCAGAAGGTTACAAGTTCAAGAACGTCTCACAGAACAGATCGCCTATGCCATTCAAGAAGTTCTAGATCCTCAAGGTGTTGCCGTAGTAATTAAGGCAAAACATCTTTGTATGATGATGAGAGGAGTGGAAAAACAAAATTCTGAACTTTTCACCTCGTGTATGTTAGGCGCTTTTAAAGAAAACATGGTCACTCGTTCTGAATTTTTGGATCTGATTCGTACTGGATCCACTTAA
- the acs gene encoding acetate--CoA ligase codes for MAKERVVSPSAEFKKNANINLKDYKSLYKESIENPNKFWAREANRLTWFKKWTKVLSHDFKNAKVEWFKGGKLNVSYNCLDRHISTSLKNKAALIWEGDNPTESRVLTYYDVYREVNRFANVLKKFGVKKGDRVLVYLPMIPELAITILACTRIGAIHSVVFGGFSPEALQSRIDDCKPKLVVTADGDFRGGKPIELKKNVDLALEKSKEKVKTVIVVRRTGNESGLTWKDGQDYWYHFLMNDPELPSYCKPEEMDAEDPLFILYTSGSTGKPKGVLHTTGGYLLGANLTFHYVFDIKPEDTYWCTADIGWVTGHSYLVYGPLSNGASSVMFEGVPSYPDAGRFWDVIDKYGVNIFYTAPTAIRALMREGLNHIQKRDLSSLRLLGSVGEPINPEAWEWYFKNIGKGECPIVDTWWQTETGSIMITALPGAIPQKPGSATLPFFGVQPVLVDNEGKEITDKGEVSGNLCIKGPWPSMMRGVYGDPKRFFETYFSQFEGYYFTGDGARRDKDGYFWITGRVDDVINVSGHRIGSAEVESALVENKSVAEAAVVGFPHDIKGQGIYAYVTVKEGVTTNDILKKELISTVEKMIGKIARPDVIHWAPGLPKTRSGKIMRRILRKIASGEFEGLGDTSTLADPSVVQKLIEDKKKFHS; via the coding sequence ATGGCAAAAGAACGAGTCGTTTCGCCGTCCGCAGAATTTAAAAAGAATGCGAACATCAATCTTAAGGACTATAAATCTCTTTATAAGGAATCCATAGAAAACCCGAACAAGTTCTGGGCAAGAGAAGCCAACCGTCTGACTTGGTTTAAAAAATGGACTAAGGTTTTGAGCCACGATTTTAAAAACGCAAAAGTAGAATGGTTTAAAGGTGGCAAACTTAATGTTTCTTATAACTGTTTAGATCGTCATATCAGCACTTCGTTAAAAAACAAAGCCGCTTTAATCTGGGAAGGGGACAATCCCACAGAATCCAGAGTGCTTACCTACTACGATGTTTACAGAGAAGTAAATCGTTTTGCGAACGTTCTTAAAAAATTTGGAGTAAAAAAAGGGGATCGGGTTCTGGTTTATCTTCCCATGATTCCAGAATTAGCCATTACAATTCTTGCATGTACTCGGATTGGTGCAATTCATTCAGTGGTGTTCGGAGGATTTTCACCGGAAGCACTTCAAAGTAGAATTGACGATTGTAAGCCAAAGTTAGTTGTCACCGCAGACGGAGATTTTAGAGGTGGGAAACCAATCGAGCTGAAAAAAAATGTGGATCTTGCTCTCGAAAAATCCAAAGAAAAAGTAAAAACCGTAATCGTAGTTCGTCGTACCGGAAACGAATCTGGTCTTACTTGGAAAGACGGTCAAGACTACTGGTATCACTTTTTGATGAACGATCCGGAACTTCCTTCTTATTGCAAACCGGAAGAGATGGATGCGGAAGATCCTCTTTTTATTCTTTATACTTCCGGTTCGACCGGAAAACCGAAAGGAGTCCTACATACTACTGGTGGTTATCTTTTAGGAGCTAATTTAACATTTCATTATGTATTTGATATTAAACCAGAAGATACGTATTGGTGTACCGCTGATATAGGTTGGGTAACCGGTCATTCTTATTTAGTTTACGGTCCGTTATCCAATGGAGCTTCTTCCGTAATGTTTGAAGGAGTTCCTTCTTATCCGGACGCTGGTAGATTTTGGGACGTCATTGATAAGTATGGGGTAAATATATTTTATACCGCGCCGACGGCAATTCGAGCTTTGATGAGAGAAGGATTAAATCATATTCAAAAAAGAGATTTGAGTTCTCTTCGTCTTTTAGGTTCCGTTGGAGAACCGATCAACCCTGAAGCCTGGGAATGGTATTTTAAAAATATAGGAAAAGGAGAATGTCCGATCGTAGATACTTGGTGGCAGACAGAAACAGGATCGATTATGATAACCGCTCTTCCGGGGGCTATTCCTCAAAAGCCGGGCTCTGCGACGTTACCATTTTTTGGAGTACAACCTGTCTTAGTGGATAACGAAGGTAAGGAGATTACCGATAAGGGAGAAGTTTCTGGAAATTTATGTATTAAAGGTCCTTGGCCTTCAATGATGCGTGGGGTTTACGGAGATCCAAAACGATTTTTTGAAACTTACTTTTCTCAGTTTGAAGGATATTATTTTACGGGAGACGGGGCGCGTAGAGATAAAGACGGATATTTTTGGATCACTGGAAGAGTGGACGATGTGATTAACGTTTCCGGCCATAGGATCGGAAGCGCAGAAGTGGAAAGTGCACTTGTTGAAAATAAATCTGTTGCTGAAGCGGCCGTAGTTGGTTTTCCACACGACATCAAAGGTCAGGGAATTTACGCTTACGTTACGGTTAAAGAAGGTGTTACGACTAACGATATTTTGAAAAAAGAACTCATCTCAACAGTAGAAAAGATGATCGGTAAAATTGCAAGACCCGACGTGATCCATTGGGCTCCAGGTCTTCCAAAAACACGTTCCGGAAAAATTATGAGAAGGATTTTAAGAAAAATC